The sequence TTTGATGCTTGAGAGAGAAAGACCTTTGGGATTTCGTTTCGGTAGGACTGTTCATCCCAAGCAGTGGAGACATTTATAGGTGAAGCAGTCTATTACAGAGGAGGATGCTAAGGGTGGTTTAGTTGGAGAGAATGGGAGGAGTGGTGCAGAAGGCGTAAATGCATGGATAAATATAACTTGAAGATAATTGAAGCCGTTACAAAGACGTACGCCATAGGCGGTGATATGTGAAGAGTCAGGAGACTCTCTCCACCTCTACCTGCAGAACAATATGAGCTGGGCCTTACcagaaaaagtaaaaataaagcCCGACGATTTAATCCGAACAAAACATGTAACCCAAACTTTTTCATAGAAACTCGACTGAAATATCCCCATGTGGCAGAAATTGCACCCCTCTTCCTGATGATGTGGTACATTGTGGAGAGACCCAAGTCTACTTTatttatatagatagatagatagataaaaaTGGTTAAATACATACAAAGACTTAATAAAACACGGTGGTTGCTCGCCGTAGTTAAATCGGCGAGTAGAGTAAACAAATTCTGCCACTGATGGATTTGATGCTTGAGAGAGAAAGACCTTTGGGATTTCGTTTCGGTAGGACTATTCATCCCAAGCCGTGGATACATAGGTGAAGCAGTCGGTTACAGAGGAGGATGCTATGGGCGATTTAGTTGGAGAGAATGGAAAGAGTGGTGCAGAAGGCGTAAATGCATGGATTAATATAACCTGAAGATAATTGAAGCCGTTACAAAGATGTACGCCAGAGGCGGTGATATGTGAAGAGTCAGGAGACTCTCTCCACCTCTACCTGCAAAACAATATTAGCTGGGCCTTaccagaaaaaataaaaataaagtccAACGATTTAATCCGAACAAAACATGTAACCCAAACTTTTTCATAGAAACTCGACTgaaattagaataaaaatatcatcACGTGGCAGAAATTGCACCCCTCTTCCTGATAATGTGGCACATTATGAAGAGACTCAAGTATACTTTATTTATATAGATAGATTgatcttttttttagttttccacTAATTTATgactataaaaatgaaaaatggagttaggaaatttagattttttttttgatatcctATTGTAGGCCAGGGCAATAAAACCGAACCCGAtcaaccgaaccgaacccggtcCGATAAAaccggttcgggtcgggtttggaTCTTGAGAAAAACCCGAATGGTCACATATTTTTGGTATAATGGGTTACGGGTCGGGTCGGGTAAAAAGCACCAACCCGATCGGGTAAATGGATACCCGAGGATCAAGTGATATATGTTCTAGGTTTCCATTGTTTCTCCTTTGCGATTTCTTTTGATCCTGTTACGATTTGATCCTTATTTCTCAATATTGAGATTTCCCTAAATCATGATCCTCTTTCCTAAACATATTCTCTCCGATTTCTGTTCCAATCGGTTCCGTGATTCGCAAACCCTTGAATCTCCTTTCTTATATAAGTTGTGCTCTTCACCGAGGTACAAAGCAGCAAAACTCCTCTCCTCCATCGACGATTTCAGTAAGAGGTAAGATACTCTTCCTCCTTTTCTCTGCAATCGAGTAATGGCTAGATGTTCTGGGGTTTCTGGGTCATTCGGATTTGTCGGGTTTGTCGGTTTCCTATTAAGTATGTTGTTTTCATGAACATAACGGCTTCTTATGTTGTTAATTGATAGAGTTCTATTCTGTTCTTATATGATGTTCATGTTTACTAAAACTGAGAGTCTGAGACAAACCCGTATGTGTTTATTCTTGttccaaaaattatttttttagtttcatttgTGGTGTGCTTGTAACAAACCCGTATATTTGACTTGTATAGCATCTGCAgttgtttcattttcttgtgACGTTTTATTTATCTTGATTGTTGCTTAAAGatgattgtttttttacttttgttcaTGTCTAAAATGTGTATAATCTTTAGTTGTTTTgtctgtttttatttgtttaatctgACTATTGTTTGTCACTTCTTAGCAAATGGCTTCATCAACATTCAAGAACACAAACAGCGGAGCTGACAAGCAAGATGGAGTTGAATACGAGAACTTTGAAACACCAGATAGGTGTGGAAAGAGGAAGGAGACATGTACACCTTGCGAAGAAAGTCCTGAGGCAAAAAAGGTGAAAAAGGTTGTTGTGCCAAGATCAGATGTCTGGAACCATTACACCAGGACAAAGCAGAGCCGTGACAGGTGCATTTGCCACTACTgccagaaggtgttttcatgtGCTACAAAATCAGGAACTTCCAATCTCCAGAAGCACCTGCTCATCTGCAGAGAGTACCAGGCGCACTTAATCAGCAAAGGAAAGAGTCAAACTTCCATCGATGATGAAGGGAGTTTGAAGCCATCAAAGGTACCTGAGAAAGTTGTCAGAGAAGCTACGAATGAGCTATTGGTGTTAGCTGAGTTGCCTCTGTCTTTCGTAGACAGTACAGGGTGGAAGTATTTCTGCAATAAGGTAAAGCTTTGAATTGTACATTATTTCTCTGATTTATGAAActaatgttaattttttttttttttttgcgtgaaGGTGAACCTTTACAAACCTCATTCAAGGCGAACTGCCACTAGAGACATTGTGGAGATGtttctgaagaagaaagaggcATTGAAGAATTATTTGCAGGTGAACAAACAAAGAGTTTCCCTCACTACTGACATTTGGGTTTCTCAAGTGACAGGTCAGGTTCTTTCTTTtctgaaaagtgaaaacaatctcattttttatttatactaatagcataatttttaaaaaaaatttgcagGTGCAAGTTACATGGTTGTAACTGCACATTTTGTTGACCCGACTTGGCAGCTGAAGAAGATCATCCTTGGTTTCAAACTGGTCATGGATCATAAAGGTCAGACGATTTCCACAGTTCTTTTAGAATGCTTAGCTGACTGGGGAATTGAGAAACTGTTTTGCATCACGGTAGACAATGCCACTGCTAACACCTCTGCTCTTAGGCGTTTTCATAGTCAGTTTAGGTCAGTTTCGCCTGATGCTTTGGTCTTAGATGGTAACTTTCTTCATATGAGATGTTGTGCACACATTATCAACTTGATAGCTAGGGAGGGTCTAGGTGATTTAGGCGAAAATGTGTTGGCAATCCGCAATGCAGTCCAGTATGTCCGGTCTTCTACCAATAGGTTAAACGCCTTTGACCAAAGGGTTACTACTGGAAAGATGACCCGCGGAAGTCTCCCGATGGATGTCAAGACTAGGTGGAATTCAACATTTTTGATGTTATCAAGAGCTTTGCAGTTCAGAGTGGCTTTTGATAGGATGGAAGCAGAGGATAGACTCTACAATGACTACTTTTTAGAAGTAGAGAATGGTGTTAAGAGGTGTGGACCGCCTGGTCTTAGTGACTGGAATGCTGTGGAGAAGCTAAGGAGGTTCCTGGTCATCTTTTATAATAGCACTTTAGTTGTCTCAGCTTCCTCAAAGGTGAACTCCTACAAATGCTATGGTGAGATTGTGACAATTGAGAGGAATCTCAATGCATTGGCTTGCAACTTAGACCTGGATTTGAAGTTGAAAGCTGAAGACATGTTGCAGAAGTTCTTGAAGTATTGGGATGGCATGAAGAATGTGAACAGGATGTTGATTCTTGCTGCAGTACTCGATCCCAGGAAGAAGATGACTTACCCAAGCTTCTGTTTTGAGACACTGTATGGAAAAGACAGTACAGAAGCCAAAGAAATGAATGACTCTGTGCTTGATCTCCTTACAAGCATGTTCAACGAGTATGCTAGCCGGTTCAAAGGGGCTAATAGTGAATCATCTCAGGCGAAGCAGACTGAGACTGTGGCTGTTCAGGAGAGTCAGGATCATTTGGACAGGCTAAAGTTTGTTGTTGAAGACTTTGGGTATTTGAGAATGGACTCCGAGTACAAGAATCTTGTTGCTGATTCAGGAAATGAGCCAAGGGATGAGCTGGAGATGTACTTAAAGGAACCTGTTGAGAATCAGAAGCTTATGCTGGGATTCGAGTTTGACATACTCGGTTGGTGGAAGGTCCACAAAATCAAGTTTCCTGTGCTAGCAGAGATGGCGAGGGATTTATTTGCGATGCAGGTTTCAGTACTTCTGTTCTTCGGTTGCtagtgatttttttgtttttgttttagagTGCTTAGCTGACTTGACGATTTACTTGTGATGCAGGTTTCATCAGTGGCTTCAGAAAGTGCTTTTAGCACAAGTGGCAGAATCTTGGAGCCATATAGAAGCTGTCTAACCCATTACTTGATCGAGGTTTTGATGTGCAGTGAGCGGTGGCTCAAAGCTGATATTAAGTTCTCTGAGAAAGTCCAAACAAATGAGCAGATTTTAGCTGAAGTTGAGCAACTAGACAAGCTTGAGAAAGGTATATATTATTTATCCTAGTTTCTCTTAACATTTCATTTGATTGTTCTACTTACCCAAGCTTTTCTTCGTTGCTTCAGAGTTTGGGAGTGTGAGGATTGATGACTGAAGATTGCTTAGGAATTTGGAagttttttgtttctgtttttgtgttgcctttgctttttatttcaaatttgatctCATCAGAGATGTACTCTGTTTCGAATGTTGCTTTTAAGGTTCATTATGAACAAGTTTGCtttcttttgaagtttaataaaggatcttttatgttttattttcactATTGCAAGTATTTGTTCCGTTGAGTATTTGTTCTTGTTTTCATCCCCATTTTTGAGATAGTTGTGTTTGTGTAATGCATGCTTTGATTGAGTTTTCGAAGTGTGTTTCAGTTTGTATATTTTAGCaagtctataatttttttatgaacaaGATAACACGTTCAAGAGTAAGTCTATATTTTAGCAAGTCTAAGTGTGTCGGGTAGTAATAGGTATAGTATGAGTAGTTTAGATAACCGAAACCCGGTTtagaaccgaacccgaaaattaAATGGGTTTAAGCGGGTTTAGTTTGTGCTATAAaatccgacccgaacccgacaaAACCCGAACCGAGACCGAACCGAACTTTTGTAATACCCGATTGGGACTGTTTTTTGTAAACCCGAAgaaccgaaacccgattagaaccgacccgaacccgaatggtcATCCTCCTCGTTTCGGTAGGACTGTTCATCCCAAGCAGTGGAGACATTTATAGGTGAAGCAGTCTATTACAGAGGAGGATGCTAAGGGCGGTTTAGTTGGAGAGAATGGGAGGAGTGGTGCAGAAGGCGTAAATGCATGGATAAATATAACTTGAAGATAATTGAAGCCGTTACAAAGACGTACGCCATAGGCGGTGATATGTGAAGAGTCAGGAGACTCTCTCCACCTCTACCTGCAGAACAATATGAGCTGGGCCTTACcagaaaaagtaaaaataaagcCCGACGATTTAATCCGAACAAAACATGTAACCCAAACTTTTTCATAGAAACTCTACTGAAATATCCCCATGTGGCAGAAATTGCACCCCTCTTCCTGATGATGTGGTACATTGTGGAGAGACCCAAGTCTACTTTatttatatagatagatagatagataaaaaTGGTTAAATACATACAAAGACTTAATAAAACACGGTGGTTGCTCGCCGTAGTTAAATCGGCGAGTAGAGTAAACAAATTCTGCCACTGATGGATTTGATGCTTAAGAGAGAAAGACCTTTGGGATTTCGTTTCGGTAGGACTATTCATCCCAAGCCGTGGATACATAGGTGAAGCAGTCGGTTACAGAGGAGGATGCTATGGGCGATTTAGTTGGAGAGAATGGAAAGAGTGGTGCAGAAGGCGTAAATGCATGGATTAATATAACCTGAAGATAATTGAAGCCGTTACAAAGATGTACGCCAGAGGCGGTGATATGTGAAGAGTCAGGAGACTCTCTCCACCTCTACCTGCAAAACAATATTAGCTGGGCCTTaccagaaaaaataaaaataaagtccAACGATTTAATCCGAACAAAACATGTAACCCAAACTTTTTCATAGAAACTCGACTgaaattagaataaaaatatcatcACGTGGCAGAAATTGCACCCCTCTTCCTGATAATGTGGCACATTATGAAGAGACTCAAGTATACTTTATTTATATAGATAGATTgatcttttttttagttttccacTAATTTATgactataaaaatgaaaaatggagttaggaaatttagattttttttttgatatcctATTGTTTATGTAATGCATATTTTGAACTAATGGTATCCCAAAAAATTATTCTCTATTATATAGGTgcagtttaatttaatttttatataaatttcaaattttagaaatgaaacataaaattatgtaaaatattattgttacaaaatatttttcttacaaaatgCAAAAGTTATGTAGAATtgtattgttacataataatctattctattaaaacattaGTGTGACCTATTTATAAAAGTAGGGTCCaactattatttcttttatctcTGTCATTATTtggaatattatttattatgccATCAGACCTATATTTAAATTACCAAttgaaaatctaaatattttgtaacttCCCCTTTAAATTCCAACATTCCCGGACTCCTCTCATACGCAACGGTTATCAGATGTATCTGAAcgtgtaaaaataaattattaatatatgcttcactaacaaaattattaatatatgcttCACTGACATATAATAGTAGATGGTTACAAGTTACAACTAAATTCTAATGCTAAGTTTTACGACACTCTTCGTCACGCGTTAGAGAAGGCCACTATCAAGTTTCAGAGACCATggtataatgtttttgttttgaaattggGACCATGGTATTTATCATCCACAGAATATTACAGCCAATTCTCCTATCTATGATATTTAGTTCTTTGGTTcatgttttggttttataattaacctatcaaatatttaatataaccaTTAtctgtactttttttttatttttacaacaaATGACCAACATTTCAAATTTAGAtcaatatatatgatttaattgaatttaaactatttgtttaatataatatgaccaccattataattattatctatttttaataaaaaatatctaaagttagttaatatttataatattttacttttatagtgTACCAggtaattatttatgttttcacgATTGTAGTTTTTGCGgtttattaaatcaaatataaaaaatatttattaaatataaaacaagttaaactaataaattaattttattttattaaaaaatatcaaaacaaatttcaaGTAAATAGACTAAAAATGGATTGATTCGCTTTAGTATCTATTgataaatgttatgtccaaTTATTTATTccctttatttaattttattcaaacaaTAACCAATACATAAGGGTGGTTAtcaacaagtaaaaaaaaaataaccctACTGTTTTTCTGTTAATATACACTAACCACTACGTTAGGATAATCCTACTAGAAGCCCAAAGAATGCCTTCAGTTCATTCTTATTCTTACTTACCATAAgtgtatataaattaaatttctttaacatataagaaaaaactacataaaatgttacatatttacagaaacatgaaaaccaaaaattacaAACCAATAGTATACTCACGGGTCAAGATctagaaaatacaaatatgattacaaaaaacgGCTACATGGacatatgattacaaagaacCGAGCGTATGACGGATCAACTTTTAAAttgatattatttataaaatagattttgattaatatttatacacaaatataattacaaagaaaaacacatatataattaccaagaaaaacaaaaatctgaaaatcaagtttctaaaaaaaacgtaaatataaaaattaaatttcttaaaaatgtaaagcaaaaaatatacaTGCTCTTTTAAGGGTAGATCAGAATctagtattatataaattagctTAGTATAGAGAGAATAAAACCCGCACAGCAGATCGAGATCtagtgcatatatatatatggatatccTTTATGTATTCATTGTGTAATGTGGCGTTTTATGTGGGTACAGAATATGAATTACaagatatttttgttataaatattttatatttgtggtGGAAAGTGTTCAAACACCAACAACCATGATCACACACCCAAAATATGATAGCATTAGAAACAATCAACCcgtaaaattagttttcacaAGGATTACAccgttctctctctctttaatttCAGAACCAGTTGCATATATAAGACAAAACTATATAAAACTGATTTAGTACAATATCCAATTTTTTATCCTTTCACTATAtcttttttaactaaaaagatCCACACTGGAAATATGGAAATATATGTAAGAGACTTGGTTAGTTATAAAAATTTGGACAATTCTACTTACGGCCACTTGATTTTAAGTTAAAAGTACGAAAACGTTATTATGGTATCAAGGCGGAGAACACACTAACCCATTAATAAATCCAGAAAGTGGTCCGATCATTCCATCTCATATATTTATCATGACTCAgccaatatataaataaaacattcacaGGTTCATCGTTTTATGGTAAATCTATACACATTTCCTTCCATATAAACAATCTGTGGAAGGGAAAGTATCAGACAAGAATCCAACCTATCTTATTAGCAAAAACAAACCATGTCTGAACATTCGGAACTAGATTACGGCGAAACAAAGATTATGTACCGTAGATTGTACTTTTCATTGTTCGAAGAACGTGAAGACAGAAAGCTTTGATGAGAGTGAAAACATCGCAAAGTGTCTCTTACTGATATAGTCTCTCATCCTTTACATGACTTGGTCGGATTTTTCTTTCATTCCTTTTTCCAATCACTACGGTCCAATTAAAAACTACTTTCGCCGAAGTTAAAGAAGTAAATCATTTGTTTAGTTGTAAATCCacactaatttattttatattagagGTTCATttatatttgatcaaaaatttttgtaaatccacactaatttattttatattagagGTTCGTTATTGAACGCTATAAACTactatagtttttttatattactACTATAATTAATCTAAAAACTATACACTACAATTCAATACATGTATTTTCAAGTTCTTACgttttaataattgtgatatTGTGATATATGCTATATAAgcaaaataataaaagttagTAATCTATTAATACGGTAAACTAATCTTCAATGCTTTATGATTATTTCGCATAATTGTTTTTTACAATTCAGTTCTTTCCATGATTCTGCTACTATTTAGTTTAATTACATACTAATCAAGCcaactatttaaaatatttttttaatataaaacgtAAATTATCAATccttaatataattatatttaaatttgtacgAAGTCATTAGACAATTACAATATgcaatttttccttttttattaatgtttagAACAAATTCATGATATATAGTGATGTTAGTTAatcatttgttttattattttagctcCATCACTATAAGAATAATGATCATTAACATAATAATGCTGTGGAATTTTACGTATTATTCGTTAGAAAATcatatttacaatttaattgAAAATGGTGGATATACAGCCAACACTCACAACACCGACTCGGACCCGGGACGACTCGGTAGAATGACTCAGCCACCTCCTTTGTATTCGCCACCGTGTCTGACTCATCTCAGTAGTCTCCTCACTCAGCACGAAACGAATAAATAAACATCCATGTCAATAACCATTATTTCAAAACTGGCTTCGATACATTTTCGAGTATACGTCACCGACAAGTGATGATCACCATATTGCTTTCTCGGAGACGCCGTGAAGCAACGGCCGAGATTCAATCCATAGATCACGCTTGCTTCTGATCTCCACGTGACAGTTCTTGAAAACGACGGGAGAAGTAAACCCTCTTGACCGGGTCGAACCAGAGTGggatataaaccgaaccgactCCTCAAAAACCGATTCTTCACAAGGGAAAACCAACGGACCTTGGCTCACAAAACCGAACTCTTCCTCCGCTTGAACAAGAAGATTCCTTAGGACAGGATGGTTCAGATACGTTGCACGCACGACAAATCTTCTGCGACTGGTCCCCACGTAGACAGCAACGTGTCCTGACGGTACATCAGACGGGACACTTCGGCTGAAAGAAGACATCCGTGCTTGGTCGCGCCACCGTCGAAGCAACTGTCTCAGCCTCACAATGTGACGGATCTTACTGCATTTTCCGAGACCTCCAGCCATTTTCCGGTTAAGTAGTTTCTATCCGGTTAAGTgtgacagagagagagaaaatgtcaGAGGGACTTTGAGAATGTGCAAGGGACGAGGTTTATATAGTAAAAGAAGTATCACAATGCCACTGGTTTGTGAGATATTCACGAAATTGCCTCCTTAGGTCATGACTTTTGCTCTGTTTGTTTCcataattaaattagattagTGTGATTGGTAAGATTCGGGTGattagttttaacttttaattaatttgtttacAAGAGAAATTAGGTACGAATCATATCATTCTTAAGAAGGCGAATTTagtattttttcttcttcttcatacaTTGGATGATGCATGAAGCCATGGTGCAACATGGTAATGGATTAGGCATGTAATATCAAGTGGTTGATTATGGTTCACATATAATCCATGGGTTTAATAATTATGCTAATGAATCTATCAATCatggaaaaaattataaatagtcgTCAAGATATATTAATCAATCCTATGTATTGAATAAAGAAGTGTCACTTTTAAGAAAAAGAGATGATAGGGAAACAAGAGCATGCATGTGCTAGTGTTGGATAAGACGACCAGTCTTCGGAAAGAGTTCAAACATCACCTTGGGAGTTGATTAGGGACAAATTAGAGTCGTTTTCTCTTTATattcatgttcttgtttggttATAATCAACGCGTTCAG is a genomic window of Brassica napus cultivar Da-Ae chromosome A2, Da-Ae, whole genome shotgun sequence containing:
- the LOC106422374 gene encoding auxin-induced protein 6B, with the protein product MAGGLGKCSKIRHIVRLRQLLRRWRDQARMSSFSRSVPSDVPSGHVAVYVGTSRRRFVVRATYLNHPVLRNLLVQAEEEFGFVSQGPLVFPCEESVFEESVRFISHSGSTRSRGFTSPVVFKNCHVEIRSKRDLWIESRPLLHGVSEKAIW